One window of Streptococcus suis genomic DNA carries:
- a CDS encoding rhodanese-related sulfurtransferase: MSKDIRVLLYYKYVPIENAEAYAAEHLEFCKSIGLKGRILIADEGINGTVSGDYETTQKYMDYVHANPLFSDLWFKIDEENEQAFKKMHVRYKKEIVHLGLEDNNFDSDIDPLETTGAYLSPKEFKEALLDEDTVVLDTRNDYEYDLGHFRGAIRPDIRNFRELPQWVRDNKEKFMDKRVVVYCTGGVRCEKFSGWMVREGYKDVGQLHGGIATYGKDPEVRGELWDGKMYVFDERIAVDVNHVDPTVVGKDWFDGTPCERYVNCGNPFCNRRTLMSEENEHKYVRGCSAECRAHERNRYISENGLTREEWAARLEAIGESLAPVHA; encoded by the coding sequence ATGTCAAAAGACATTCGCGTATTGCTATATTATAAATATGTTCCAATCGAAAATGCGGAAGCTTATGCAGCTGAGCACTTGGAATTCTGTAAATCGATTGGTCTCAAGGGTCGTATCTTGATTGCTGATGAGGGCATCAACGGTACTGTTTCTGGTGACTATGAAACAACTCAAAAGTACATGGATTATGTCCATGCTAACCCGCTTTTCAGCGACCTTTGGTTTAAAATTGATGAAGAAAATGAACAAGCATTCAAGAAAATGCACGTTCGCTATAAGAAAGAAATCGTACATTTGGGTCTAGAAGACAATAACTTCGATAGTGATATTGACCCGCTTGAAACAACAGGTGCTTACTTGTCACCAAAAGAATTCAAAGAGGCGCTTCTGGACGAAGATACCGTTGTTTTGGATACCCGTAACGACTATGAGTATGACCTAGGTCATTTCCGTGGCGCAATCCGTCCTGACATTCGCAACTTCCGTGAATTGCCACAATGGGTCCGTGACAACAAGGAAAAATTCATGGACAAGCGTGTCGTGGTTTACTGTACAGGTGGCGTCCGCTGTGAGAAATTCTCTGGCTGGATGGTCCGCGAAGGCTACAAGGATGTCGGCCAATTGCATGGTGGTATCGCAACTTATGGTAAGGATCCAGAAGTTCGTGGTGAACTGTGGGATGGTAAGATGTATGTCTTTGACGAGCGTATCGCTGTGGATGTCAACCACGTAGATCCGACAGTTGTTGGTAAGGACTGGTTTGACGGCACACCATGCGAACGCTATGTCAACTGTGGCAATCCATTCTGTAATCGCCGCACCCTCATGTCAGAAGAAAATGAGCACAAGTATGTTCGTGGATGTTCTGCAGAATGCCGTGCCCATGAGCGCAACCGTTACATCTCTGAAAACGGCTTGACCCGCGAAGAATGGGCAGCACGCTTGGAGGCAATTGGTGAGAGCTTGGCACCAGTGCATGCTTAA
- a CDS encoding ECF-type riboflavin transporter substrate-binding protein, with translation MKNNSIKTVVATGIGAALFVVIGILISIPTLVVPNTSIQLQYAVQSLFSVIFGPVVGFLVGFIGHAFKDSLQYGSPWWSWVLASGVFGLVLGFAKNRLRVQEGIFEKKDILSFNIFQIIANVVAWGVVAPVLDILVYSEPANKVFAQGLVAGIVNGLTVAIAGTILVAVYTKSQTQTGSLSKD, from the coding sequence ATGAAAAATAATTCTATCAAAACAGTTGTCGCAACCGGTATTGGTGCAGCCCTCTTTGTGGTAATTGGGATTTTAATCAGCATTCCGACACTTGTTGTACCAAATACTTCGATTCAGCTTCAGTATGCTGTCCAATCCCTCTTTTCTGTTATCTTTGGTCCAGTTGTTGGTTTCTTGGTCGGCTTTATCGGTCATGCTTTCAAGGATTCATTGCAGTATGGTTCACCATGGTGGTCATGGGTTTTGGCATCAGGTGTATTTGGTTTAGTGCTTGGTTTTGCCAAAAATCGTCTTCGTGTCCAAGAGGGAATTTTCGAGAAAAAAGATATTCTTTCCTTCAACATTTTCCAAATTATTGCTAACGTAGTAGCTTGGGGAGTAGTTGCACCTGTTTTGGATATCCTGGTTTATAGCGAGCCTGCAAATAAGGTTTTTGCGCAAGGCTTGGTTGCTGGTATTGTGAATGGCCTAACAGTGGCTATCGCAGGAACAATTTTGGTGGCCGTTTATACCAAATCACAAACTCAAACTGGAAGTTTGTCAAAAGATTAA
- a CDS encoding S-adenosyl-l-methionine hydroxide adenosyltransferase family protein — protein MSNNLLVLQSDFGLVDGAVSAMIGVALQESRDIVVHNLTHDITPYNIFEGSYRLFQTVEYWPEGTTFVSVVDPGVGSKRKSVVALTEQNHYIVTPDNGTLSFIKKHVGIKAVREISEVANRRANTEHSYTFHGRDVYAYTGAKLASGHITFEEVGPELRVEDVVEIPTVPTELGQDFVKGAIDILDVRFGSLWTSITREEFYTLNPQFEDRFEVTIYNNDMLVYQNQVTYGKSFADVRIGQPLLYINSLYRVGLAINQGSFAKAYNVGVGQNWHIEIKRIVN, from the coding sequence ATGTCTAATAATTTACTTGTTTTACAATCGGATTTTGGTCTTGTTGACGGAGCGGTTTCAGCCATGATTGGTGTAGCCCTCCAGGAATCACGTGACATTGTGGTTCATAATTTGACCCACGATATCACCCCTTACAATATTTTTGAGGGCTCTTACCGCCTCTTCCAGACAGTGGAATACTGGCCAGAAGGCACTACTTTTGTATCGGTTGTTGATCCAGGTGTTGGCTCCAAGCGTAAGAGCGTGGTGGCATTGACCGAGCAAAATCACTATATCGTTACCCCTGACAACGGTACTCTGTCTTTCATCAAGAAGCACGTTGGTATCAAGGCGGTACGCGAGATTTCTGAAGTGGCCAATCGCAGAGCTAATACAGAGCATTCCTATACTTTCCATGGTCGCGATGTCTATGCTTATACCGGTGCTAAGTTGGCATCTGGGCATATCACTTTTGAAGAAGTGGGGCCAGAACTGCGAGTAGAAGACGTTGTTGAAATTCCAACCGTTCCAACAGAACTTGGACAAGACTTTGTCAAGGGCGCCATCGACATTCTCGATGTTCGCTTCGGTTCTCTCTGGACCTCGATTACCCGTGAGGAGTTCTATACCCTCAACCCGCAGTTTGAAGACCGCTTTGAGGTGACCATTTACAACAACGATATGCTGGTCTACCAAAACCAAGTGACCTATGGCAAGTCCTTTGCGGATGTCCGCATTGGTCAGCCACTCTTGTATATCAATTCCCTCTACCGTGTTGGTCTTGCTATCAACCAGGGTTCATTTGCCAAAGCCTACAACGTTGGTGTCGGTCAAAACTGGCATATTGAAATCAAACGCATTGTTAACTAA
- a CDS encoding lipoate--protein ligase, with protein MKYIVNNSNNPAYNIALEAYAFKELTDIDEIFILWINEPAIIIGKHQNAIQEINKEYTDENGIHVVRRLSGGGAVYHDLNNLNYTIISNKSEEGAFDFKTFSKPVIDTLATLGVEANFTGRNDLEIDGKKICGNAQAYAKGRMMHHGCLLFDVDMTVLANALKVSKDKIESKGVKSVRARVTNINDELPEKMTVLEFKDTILNQMKKEYPDMDEYVLTDEDLARIQEIHDTQFGTWDWNFGQTPEYTVERNVRYPAGKITTYVKTEKSVIENIKIYGDFFGIGDVSDIEKLLIGTRYEYADVLAKLQEIDTTHYFSRMTTEEVAKAIVA; from the coding sequence ATGAAATACATTGTAAATAACAGTAACAATCCTGCTTACAATATCGCTCTTGAAGCCTATGCCTTCAAGGAATTGACCGATATTGATGAAATCTTTATTCTCTGGATCAATGAGCCTGCCATTATCATCGGTAAGCATCAGAATGCTATTCAAGAAATTAACAAAGAGTACACAGATGAAAACGGCATTCACGTTGTTCGTCGTTTGTCAGGTGGTGGCGCGGTATACCACGACCTCAACAACCTCAACTACACCATTATTTCCAATAAGTCTGAAGAAGGTGCTTTTGACTTCAAAACCTTCTCCAAACCTGTGATTGACACGCTGGCAACTCTGGGTGTTGAGGCTAATTTCACAGGACGTAACGACCTTGAGATTGATGGGAAGAAAATCTGTGGAAATGCCCAAGCCTATGCTAAAGGTCGTATGATGCACCACGGCTGTCTCCTCTTTGACGTGGATATGACCGTCCTTGCCAATGCGCTCAAAGTTTCCAAGGACAAGATTGAGTCTAAAGGGGTTAAATCTGTCCGTGCGCGTGTGACCAATATCAATGATGAATTGCCAGAAAAAATGACTGTTCTGGAGTTCAAGGATACCATCCTCAACCAAATGAAGAAGGAATATCCAGATATGGACGAGTATGTCCTGACTGACGAGGACTTGGCTCGTATCCAAGAAATACATGATACCCAATTTGGTACTTGGGACTGGAACTTCGGTCAAACGCCTGAGTACACTGTGGAGCGCAACGTTCGCTACCCAGCAGGTAAAATCACAACCTATGTGAAAACGGAGAAATCTGTTATCGAAAATATCAAGATTTATGGTGACTTCTTTGGTATCGGAGATGTTTCGGATATTGAGAAATTGCTGATTGGTACACGCTACGAATATGCGGACGTCCTTGCCAAGTTGCAAGAAATCGATACTACGCATTACTTCTCACGCATGACGACAGAAGAAGTGGCTAAGGCTATTGTAGCCTAA
- a CDS encoding 6-phospho-beta-glucosidase: protein MTVTKVFPKGFLWGGATAANQCEGAYDVDGRGLANVDVVPIGEDRGPIITGRKKMFDFEDGYFYPAKESIDMYHHFKEDIALFGEMGFKTYRLSIAWTRIFPKGDELEPNEKGLQFYEDLFKECHKYGIEPLVTITHFDCPMHLIEHYGGWRNRKMLEFYERLCRTLFTRYKGLVKYWLTFNEINMILHAPFMGAGLYFEEGENVEEVKYQAAHHELVASAIATKLAHEIDPENKVGCMLAAGQYYPNTCHPRDVWAAINQDRENYFFIDVQARGEYPNYAKKYFERENLNIVMTEEDLTLLKEYTVDFISFSYYSSRVASGDPEVNEKTAGNIFASIKNPYLDASEWGWQIDPLGFRITINSIWDRYQKPLFVVENGLGAVDTPDENGYVEDDYRIDYLRQHVLAMRDAIVEDGVELLGYTTWGCIDLVSAGTGEMKKRYGFIYVDRDNEGNGTLKRSKKKSFEWYRKVIATNGADVE from the coding sequence ATGACAGTAACAAAAGTATTTCCAAAAGGATTTTTATGGGGTGGTGCAACAGCAGCCAACCAATGTGAAGGAGCTTACGATGTAGACGGACGTGGTCTTGCCAACGTCGATGTCGTGCCGATTGGCGAAGACCGTGGACCAATTATCACAGGTCGCAAAAAAATGTTTGACTTTGAGGATGGTTATTTCTATCCGGCTAAAGAGTCTATCGACATGTACCATCATTTCAAGGAAGATATTGCCCTCTTCGGCGAAATGGGCTTTAAGACTTATCGTCTTTCTATCGCTTGGACACGGATTTTCCCTAAGGGAGATGAGTTAGAGCCAAATGAAAAAGGCTTGCAGTTCTACGAAGATCTCTTCAAGGAATGTCACAAATACGGGATTGAGCCTTTGGTGACCATTACTCACTTTGACTGTCCGATGCATTTGATTGAGCACTATGGTGGCTGGCGCAATCGCAAGATGCTGGAATTCTACGAGCGTCTTTGCCGGACTCTCTTCACTCGCTATAAGGGCTTGGTTAAATATTGGTTGACCTTTAATGAAATCAACATGATTCTTCATGCGCCATTTATGGGTGCAGGACTTTACTTTGAAGAAGGTGAAAATGTAGAAGAGGTCAAATACCAAGCGGCCCACCATGAGTTAGTGGCTTCAGCTATTGCGACCAAGCTTGCCCATGAAATCGACCCAGAAAACAAGGTCGGCTGTATGTTGGCGGCGGGTCAATATTATCCAAATACTTGTCATCCGCGCGATGTCTGGGCGGCTATCAACCAGGACCGTGAAAATTATTTCTTCATTGATGTACAAGCGCGTGGGGAATACCCAAATTATGCCAAGAAGTATTTTGAACGCGAAAACTTGAATATCGTGATGACAGAGGAAGATTTGACCCTTTTGAAAGAGTATACAGTTGATTTCATTTCCTTCTCTTATTATTCAAGCCGTGTGGCATCTGGTGACCCAGAAGTCAATGAAAAGACAGCTGGTAACATCTTTGCCTCTATCAAAAACCCATATCTGGATGCCTCAGAGTGGGGCTGGCAGATTGACCCGCTCGGTTTCCGCATTACCATCAATTCCATATGGGATCGCTATCAAAAACCACTCTTTGTGGTTGAAAATGGGCTGGGTGCAGTTGACACGCCAGATGAAAATGGCTATGTGGAAGACGACTACCGTATCGACTACCTCCGCCAACATGTCTTAGCCATGCGTGATGCCATTGTCGAAGACGGTGTTGAACTTCTAGGCTACACCACTTGGGGCTGTATTGACCTGGTATCTGCTGGAACGGGCGAAATGAAAAAACGCTACGGCTTCATTTACGTCGATCGTGACAATGAAGGAAATGGAACCCTCAAACGCTCTAAGAAAAAATCATTTGAATGGTATAGGAAAGTCATCGCTACAAACGGAGCAGATGTGGAATAA
- a CDS encoding histidine phosphatase family protein — protein MNYLYLMRHGQTRFNQQGRIQGACDSPLTELGREQALAAHQYFQEQGIEFDKVYSSTQERACDTAELVTGRTDYVRLKGLKEQDFGAFEGQQEYLNPPLQGDIGYGDYFVTFGGESYRDVRKRMEETIGGIMEEADDQSVLVVSHGAAIAQFFRQVLTDFPRVRMRNCAILTFTYEDGHYDLQSIVDPVNKETLYQKEGKEKEKK, from the coding sequence ATGAACTATCTTTACTTGATGCGCCATGGACAAACTCGGTTTAATCAACAAGGTCGGATTCAAGGGGCCTGTGATTCTCCCCTGACAGAACTGGGAAGAGAGCAAGCACTAGCTGCTCACCAGTATTTTCAAGAGCAAGGGATTGAGTTCGATAAAGTCTATTCTTCAACCCAAGAACGTGCCTGTGATACGGCAGAATTGGTCACAGGGAGGACGGACTATGTCCGCTTGAAAGGGTTGAAAGAACAGGATTTCGGAGCCTTCGAGGGTCAACAGGAATACCTCAATCCTCCCTTACAGGGAGACATTGGCTACGGTGATTATTTTGTCACCTTTGGAGGCGAATCCTATCGAGATGTCCGAAAACGTATGGAAGAAACCATTGGAGGTATTATGGAAGAAGCGGACGATCAATCCGTTTTAGTAGTTAGCCATGGAGCCGCCATCGCCCAATTTTTCAGACAGGTATTGACAGATTTTCCGCGAGTGCGGATGCGGAATTGTGCCATACTGACTTTTACTTATGAAGACGGTCACTACGATTTGCAAAGCATTGTGGATCCCGTTAACAAAGAAACCCTCTATCAAAAAGAAGGAAAGGAAAAGGAGAAAAAATGA
- a CDS encoding histidine phosphatase family protein produces the protein MTKTIYLMRHGETLFNTQKRVQGWSDSPLTERGIAQAQAVGQYFKEQGIVFTSAYSSTQERATDTLKLVTDAPYQQIKGLKEMNFGIFEAREEELLPKHRPGARSFEDLLVPFGGEDIRAVGSRVKEAILSVAESEPADPILMVSHGAAIWGLVQVLKVTFPPGVFLPNCAICQLTVENEQIRFEKLIDSAHDFKVYDFK, from the coding sequence ATGACAAAAACGATTTATCTCATGCGTCATGGTGAAACCCTCTTTAATACGCAAAAACGAGTGCAGGGTTGGTCGGATTCTCCCTTGACAGAACGTGGTATCGCCCAAGCCCAAGCCGTTGGTCAGTATTTTAAGGAGCAGGGAATCGTCTTTACCAGTGCCTATTCTTCCACGCAAGAGAGGGCTACTGATACACTAAAATTAGTTACGGATGCTCCCTACCAACAGATCAAGGGGCTCAAGGAGATGAACTTCGGTATTTTTGAAGCCAGAGAGGAAGAATTGCTCCCCAAGCACCGTCCAGGTGCTCGTTCTTTCGAAGACCTCTTGGTGCCATTTGGAGGCGAGGACATTCGAGCAGTTGGAAGTCGTGTCAAAGAGGCGATTCTCTCTGTCGCAGAAAGCGAACCAGCTGATCCAATCCTCATGGTCAGTCACGGTGCAGCTATTTGGGGATTGGTGCAGGTTTTGAAGGTCACCTTCCCACCAGGCGTCTTCCTGCCCAACTGTGCCATTTGCCAGCTGACTGTTGAAAATGAGCAAATACGATTTGAAAAACTGATTGATTCCGCACATGATTTTAAGGTTTATGACTTTAAGTAG
- a CDS encoding 6-phospho-beta-glucosidase — MSAKQFPKGFLWGGATAANQYEGGWNLGGRGPATSDTYIAADPDKRKDMSHFGKPISRADVEFALADQEGLYPKRWGSDFYHRYKEDIALFAEMGFKTFRLSIAWSRIFPKGDELEPNEEGLAFYDAVFDELNKYGIEPLVTLSHYEFPLHLALEYGGWKNRKVIEFFVRYAETVFKRYQGKVKYWLTFNEINILGMVGYLSGGLLFEDGKNDLEAMYQAVHHQFIASSLATKAAHEIDPENKVGCMLARMENYAATCNPDDVLAALKKDQENLFYTDVQVRGAYPSYMKRFFKENNIQVVFEPGDEAILKQYPVDFMSFSYYMTSITRALPDKDKETAGNLILGEANPYLEASDWGWQIDPVGLRITLNKLYDRYQVPLFIVENGLGALDKVEEDGSIQDGYRISYLEKHIQQMYEAIEDGVELMGYTPWGCIDLVSASTSEMSKRYGFIYVDADDQGKGSFDRSRKASFYWYKDVITSNGANVLTEK, encoded by the coding sequence ATGTCAGCAAAACAATTTCCAAAAGGATTTCTTTGGGGCGGTGCGACAGCGGCCAACCAATACGAAGGTGGTTGGAATTTGGGAGGGCGTGGTCCAGCCACTTCCGATACCTATATAGCGGCCGATCCAGATAAGCGGAAGGATATGAGTCACTTTGGTAAGCCTATTTCGCGGGCTGATGTGGAATTTGCCTTGGCAGATCAAGAAGGACTCTACCCAAAACGTTGGGGTTCTGATTTCTATCATCGCTACAAGGAAGACATCGCTCTCTTTGCAGAAATGGGCTTCAAGACCTTCCGCTTGTCGATTGCCTGGTCTCGTATTTTTCCAAAAGGAGACGAGTTAGAACCGAATGAAGAAGGACTGGCCTTTTATGATGCGGTCTTCGATGAGCTGAATAAATATGGTATCGAGCCACTGGTGACCCTATCACACTATGAATTTCCTCTTCATCTTGCTCTGGAATACGGCGGCTGGAAAAACCGTAAGGTCATAGAGTTCTTTGTTCGCTATGCCGAGACAGTATTCAAACGCTATCAGGGTAAAGTTAAGTATTGGCTGACTTTTAATGAGATCAATATTTTGGGCATGGTTGGTTATCTATCAGGCGGTCTCCTCTTCGAAGACGGAAAGAATGACCTAGAAGCCATGTACCAAGCGGTTCACCATCAGTTTATCGCTTCTAGTTTGGCAACAAAAGCTGCCCATGAGATTGACCCAGAAAACAAGGTTGGTTGCATGTTGGCACGGATGGAGAACTATGCAGCCACCTGCAATCCAGACGATGTCTTGGCGGCCTTGAAAAAAGACCAGGAAAATCTCTTCTATACAGATGTGCAGGTGCGTGGAGCCTACCCAAGTTATATGAAACGCTTCTTCAAAGAAAATAATATCCAGGTCGTGTTCGAGCCTGGAGACGAAGCGATTTTGAAACAATATCCTGTTGATTTCATGAGTTTTTCTTACTATATGACATCCATCACCCGTGCTCTTCCAGACAAGGACAAGGAAACTGCAGGTAACTTGATCTTGGGAGAAGCAAATCCCTATTTAGAAGCTTCTGATTGGGGCTGGCAGATAGACCCTGTCGGACTTCGTATCACCCTCAACAAGCTTTATGACCGTTACCAAGTTCCCCTCTTCATTGTAGAAAATGGTTTGGGAGCCTTGGATAAGGTGGAGGAAGATGGCAGTATCCAGGACGGCTATCGTATTTCCTACCTGGAAAAACACATCCAGCAAATGTATGAAGCCATTGAAGATGGCGTGGAACTCATGGGCTATACCCCTTGGGGCTGTATCGATCTAGTTTCTGCTTCAACAAGTGAAATGTCTAAACGCTATGGCTTTATCTACGTTGATGCAGACGATCAAGGAAAGGGCAGTTTTGACCGTTCACGGAAGGCATCATTCTACTGGTATAAAGATGTCATTACCAGCAATGGAGCCAATGTATTGACAGAAAAATAG
- a CDS encoding VOC family protein yields the protein MKIEHLAIYTQDLDGLRIFFESYFGAESNQLYHNKKTSFKSYFLTFEHGARLEIMTRDDVIDKPSQLNHLGLIHLAFSLGSKEAVDNLTARLQQDGYPILSGPRVTGDGYYESCVLGFDDIQIELTL from the coding sequence ATGAAAATAGAACACCTTGCCATTTATACTCAAGATTTAGATGGCTTGCGTATCTTTTTTGAATCTTATTTTGGCGCAGAGTCGAATCAGCTTTATCATAATAAAAAAACGAGTTTCAAATCGTATTTCCTGACATTTGAACATGGAGCACGTCTTGAAATTATGACAAGAGATGATGTGATAGATAAGCCAAGCCAACTCAATCACCTAGGTCTCATTCACCTCGCTTTTAGTTTAGGAAGCAAAGAAGCGGTGGATAACTTAACTGCAAGACTTCAGCAGGATGGTTATCCCATTCTTAGTGGACCACGGGTAACTGGCGATGGCTACTACGAATCGTGTGTGTTAGGTTTTGATGATATACAAATAGAATTAACATTATAA
- a CDS encoding family 1 glycosylhydrolase, with the protein MSRFPKNFLWGGAIAANQAEGAYNVDGRGLVQTDVTTGGTVNSPRYTTYIDKDGKPGKYASMGHAGGHLPEGATYAVLEDHYYPNHKAVDFYHRYKEDIKLFAEMGYSVFRLSISWARIFPNGDDAEPNQAGLDFYRSVFEECRKYGIEPLVSIWHFDTPLSLEQRYGGWTNRKLIDFYVRYAETIFNEYKGLVKYWITFNEINNTIMFLDMFSEPTDSDYQDAYQHLHHQFVASAKAVKLGHQIDPNYRFGNMICGITFYPGTCDPADILENQHKWEQNIFYCSDVQAKGRYGSYANRLWKEHNVELQMEEGDLEILAEGKVDMYTFSYYMSTVVTTHKVEDTVSGNFSIGAKNPYLTYSDWGWAQDPTGLQYYLEKIYDRYEIPMMIVENGLGALDTVEEDGSIHDDYRIDYHRAHVNAMADAIANGVDLIGYTTWGCIDLVSAGTGEMRKRYGFIYVDMDDAGNGTLERTPKDSFYWYKKVIASNGEDVE; encoded by the coding sequence ATGTCACGATTTCCAAAAAATTTCCTCTGGGGAGGAGCTATCGCAGCCAACCAGGCGGAAGGTGCCTATAATGTGGACGGACGCGGTTTAGTCCAGACAGACGTTACAACAGGAGGAACTGTCAACAGCCCCCGCTATACAACCTACATTGATAAGGACGGCAAGCCAGGTAAATATGCTTCTATGGGGCATGCTGGCGGTCATCTGCCAGAAGGGGCGACCTATGCCGTCCTAGAAGACCACTATTATCCAAACCACAAGGCTGTGGACTTCTACCACCGCTATAAAGAAGATATCAAGCTCTTCGCAGAAATGGGTTACTCCGTTTTCCGCTTGTCAATTTCATGGGCACGGATTTTCCCAAACGGTGATGATGCAGAGCCAAACCAAGCAGGTCTTGATTTCTATCGTTCTGTCTTTGAAGAATGCCGCAAATATGGTATTGAGCCATTGGTTTCCATTTGGCACTTCGATACACCGCTTAGCTTGGAGCAACGCTATGGTGGTTGGACCAATCGTAAGTTGATTGATTTCTATGTCCGCTATGCTGAGACAATTTTTAATGAATATAAGGGGTTGGTGAAATATTGGATTACCTTCAACGAGATTAACAACACTATCATGTTTTTGGATATGTTTAGTGAACCAACGGATTCTGATTACCAAGATGCCTACCAACACTTACATCACCAGTTTGTTGCCTCTGCCAAGGCTGTAAAATTAGGACATCAAATTGATCCGAACTATCGATTCGGAAACATGATTTGTGGCATCACTTTCTACCCAGGAACCTGTGACCCTGCGGATATTTTAGAAAATCAACACAAATGGGAACAGAATATTTTCTATTGTAGTGATGTTCAAGCCAAAGGTCGCTATGGTTCCTATGCAAACAGATTGTGGAAGGAACACAATGTGGAATTGCAAATGGAAGAGGGAGACCTAGAAATCCTTGCTGAAGGCAAGGTGGATATGTATACCTTCTCTTATTACATGTCAACAGTTGTGACCACTCATAAAGTGGAAGACACGGTTTCAGGCAACTTCTCAATCGGTGCCAAGAACCCTTACTTGACCTATTCAGACTGGGGTTGGGCTCAAGATCCGACAGGACTTCAATACTACCTTGAGAAAATCTACGACCGCTATGAAATTCCGATGATGATTGTAGAAAATGGTTTGGGAGCTTTGGATACAGTTGAAGAAGATGGCTCTATTCACGATGATTACCGTATTGACTACCATCGTGCCCATGTCAATGCTATGGCAGATGCCATTGCCAATGGTGTTGATTTGATTGGCTATACGACTTGGGGCTGTATTGACCTAGTATCAGCAGGAACAGGTGAAATGCGCAAGCGCTATGGATTTATATACGTCGATATGGATGATGCAGGAAATGGTACACTTGAGCGTACACCTAAAGATTCATTCTATTGGTACAAAAAAGTAATTGCCAGCAATGGTGAAGATGTAGAATAG
- a CDS encoding AraC family transcriptional regulator: MQPPLTDKQFKHTIDYDSRLLPYKYYHTCVMDGIPDILFHWHNEFEINYVYGGTARYHIDYDYFNSQAGDIILIRPNAAHSIHPIEQRGHETDTLLFHLDMMGASHLDQTSMLYLQPLQTDVFKCIPRIQPQDPAYAEIRQCLLTIFELVRHQPPYFELPLKSRLFDFFYLLYRYRYIVRKNTDDMYRKNEKLRLLIEYIQDHYAENLSIEQLAEQMGYTKTHFMTIFKQQTGTSCMEFIIQVRLRAATELLTNTLKPVIEIATEVGFNNLSNFNRQFKQYYHTTPSSYRKQLRKNRTYTNFDK; encoded by the coding sequence ATGCAACCGCCATTAACGGATAAACAGTTTAAGCACACCATTGACTACGATAGTCGTTTGTTACCCTATAAGTATTACCATACCTGTGTCATGGATGGCATTCCTGACATTCTCTTTCATTGGCACAATGAATTTGAAATCAACTATGTTTACGGAGGGACGGCCCGTTACCATATCGACTATGATTATTTCAATAGTCAGGCTGGTGATATTATCCTGATCCGACCCAATGCTGCGCATTCCATCCATCCGATTGAGCAACGGGGGCACGAAACGGATACCCTTCTCTTTCACTTGGATATGATGGGGGCGTCTCACCTAGATCAGACCAGTATGCTCTACCTACAACCCTTACAGACAGATGTTTTCAAGTGTATTCCACGCATCCAGCCCCAAGACCCTGCCTACGCGGAGATTCGACAATGCCTGCTCACCATTTTTGAGTTGGTCAGACACCAGCCACCTTACTTTGAGCTACCTCTCAAGAGCCGACTCTTTGACTTCTTCTACCTGCTCTACCGCTACCGCTACATCGTCCGGAAAAATACTGATGATATGTATCGGAAAAATGAAAAACTCCGGTTGTTGATTGAATACATTCAAGACCATTATGCAGAAAATCTCTCCATCGAGCAGCTAGCAGAGCAAATGGGCTATACAAAAACCCATTTTATGACGATTTTCAAGCAACAAACAGGAACTTCTTGTATGGAATTTATCATCCAAGTCCGACTACGGGCAGCCACCGAGCTCCTCACAAACACTCTCAAGCCTGTGATTGAAATTGCGACCGAAGTTGGCTTTAATAACCTGTCCAACTTCAACCGCCAGTTCAAGCAATACTACCATACAACACCTAGCAGCTACCGCAAGCAATTGCGGAAGAATAGGACCTATACTAATTTTGATAAATAA
- a CDS encoding antibiotic biosynthesis monooxygenase has product MITMHLYYTGPASNARAFAQEMEASGIADRIRQQAGNTHYQYFAPLDDPHSILLVDSWMDQTALDIHHASPMMQEILDLRSKYQLTVTAERYQSDEAGIPERDKDFLHR; this is encoded by the coding sequence ATGATCACCATGCACCTCTACTACACTGGACCAGCTAGCAATGCGCGTGCTTTCGCTCAGGAAATGGAAGCTAGTGGCATTGCTGACCGCATTCGCCAGCAGGCTGGGAATACACATTATCAATACTTTGCACCGCTCGATGATCCCCATTCCATCCTCTTGGTCGATAGTTGGATGGACCAAACCGCCTTAGATATCCACCATGCTTCCCCAATGATGCAGGAGATCTTAGACTTGCGAAGCAAGTACCAGCTGACTGTCACCGCTGAACGCTATCAGAGTGATGAGGCGGGCATTCCTGAGCGAGATAAGGATTTTCTTCATCGCTAA